The genomic segment GTCCGTTTGTTGACGGCTATCTTCTCACGAAAGCTGAGAAGGTACGTGAAGGCGGACGCAATGAAGTGATCAAGATCTGGAGCCGTCGCTCCACGATCCTGCCGCAGTTCGTTGGTCTGACATTCGGCGTCTACAACGGCAGCAAGCATGTGCCCGTCTCGGTCAACGAAGACATGGTCGGACACAAGTTCGGTGAATTCTCTCCGACCCGGACCTATTACGGTCATGGCGCGGACAAGAAGGCAAAGAGGAAGTAATCATGGCGAAGGCTA from the Agrobacterium vaccinii genome contains:
- the rpsS gene encoding 30S ribosomal protein S19, yielding MARSVWKGPFVDGYLLTKAEKVREGGRNEVIKIWSRRSTILPQFVGLTFGVYNGSKHVPVSVNEDMVGHKFGEFSPTRTYYGHGADKKAKRK